The Candida dubliniensis CD36 chromosome 2, complete sequence genome contains a region encoding:
- a CDS encoding NADPH:adrenodoxin oxidoreductase homolog, mitochondrial precursor, putative (Similar to S. cerevisiae ARH1;~In S. cerevisiae: oxidoreductase of the mitochondrial inner membrane, involved in cytoplasmic and mitochondrial iron homeostasis and required for activity of Fe-S cluster-containing enzymes; one of the few mitochondrial proteins essential for viability.), translated as MKPRFLSHTTRLLAKPFKVAIVGTGPGGFYTAHHLLNKSSPDVKLSIDFFEKLPTPYGLSRYGVAPDHPEVKNCEDHMINIMKDFGNSESRHKVRFLGNIEVGKDISLKELENNYNSIVLAYGCTSADNKLSIPGADLPGVVPARQFVNWYNGHPDYYGKNKYIPPPLDKIDTVSIIGNGNVALDVARILLADPRKHWAKTDISVDAQQLLEKSTVKHVRIIARRGILESAFSNKEIRELLELPVKFVPLAKDLLDFDTKKLGRVDKRRVSLLEKYSKQQKGDTNRSWELEYYKSPIEFIPGENNLLKSTKFVINKPANDPLAPHKVEPTNETVTENNELVILSIGYQGSPIQGLEELGIWYEKNRLQNKSGRILSTKSKDKDEHNAVFKPGWYAAGWIKNGPKGAIASTMMDSFDTADKILEDLANDAYIKTNSDKELEFSNAMYWDKWEKLNTYELEKGEALGKSRLKVCNKDEMLDVMK; from the coding sequence ATGAAACCAAGGTTCCTATCACATACCACTCGCCTTCTTGCCAAACCATTCAAAGTTGCAATTGTTGGTACAGGACCTGGAGGGTTCTATACTGCCCATCATTTGCTTAACAAATCCTCACCAGATGTCAAATTGAgcattgatttttttgaaaaattgccCACACCATATGGGTTGAGTCGATATGGTGTAGCACCAGATCATCCGGAGGTGAAAAATTGTGAAGATCATATGATTAACATAATGAAAGATTTTGGAAATTCAGAAAGCCGCCACAAAGTGCGGTTTTTGGGTAATATTGAGGTTGGGAAGGATATCTCCTTAAAGGAATTGGaaaacaattacaattcAATTGTGTTGGCTTATGGGTGTACATCAGCAGATAACAAGCTTTCTATCCCAGGAGCAGATTTACCAGGAGTTGTTCCAGCTAGACAATTTGTGAATTGGTATAATGGACACCCAGACTATTATGGCAAGAACAAGTATATCCCTCCGCCACTAGATAAAATTGATACAGtttcaattattggaaatgGTAATGTTGCATTGGATGTGGCTAGAATATTACTTGCTGACCCTCGTAAACATTGGGCTAAAACGGATATTTCTGTCGACGCCCAACAATTGTTGGAAAAAAGCACTGTCAAACACGTTAGAATAATCGCCAGAAGAGGAATTTTGGAGTCAGCCTTTTCTAACAAAGAAATAAGAGAGTTATTAGAATTGCCTGTTAAATTTGTACCATTGGCCaaagatttattagattttGATACAAAAAAGTTGGGAAGAGTTGATAAGCGAAGAGTATCACttcttgaaaaatataGCAAGCAACAAAAGGGAGATACCAACCGCTCATGGGAATTAGAATACTATAAAAGCCCAATAGAATTCATACCAGGTGAAAACAATCTCTTAAAAAGTACAAAGTTTGTTATAAATAAACCAGCAAATGATCCTTTAGCTCCTCACAAAGTCGAACCTACGAATGAAACAGTGACAGAAAATAATGAACTAGttattttatcaatagGATACCAAGGGTCTCCAATCCAAGGTTTGGAGGAGTTAGGTATATggtatgaaaaaaatagacttcaaaataaaagtgGAAGAATATTATCTACGAAATCGAAGGACAAAGACGAACACAATGCTGTTTTCAAGCCAGGTTGGTATGCTGCTGGATGGATCAAGAATGGACCCAAAGGAGCAATCGCATCGACAATGATGGATTCATTTGACACCGCTGATAAGATTCTAGAAGATTTAGCAAATGATGCATATATTAAAACCAACTCCGACAAGGAGTTAGAGTTCTCAAATGCTATGTATTGGGATAAGTGGGAAAAATTGAACA
- the CRK1 gene encoding Cdc2-related protein kinase, putative (unknown EC_number=2/7/11/23;~In C. albicans: protein kinase of the Cdc2 kinase subfamily; required for hyphal development and virulence.), whose protein sequence is MSVIASHHVARSNDQRQYDTPSVPINIAPDSEGHIHEMSRLKDYEVIEKLGQGTFGVVQKARSKKDGSLVAIKQLINHSAKEGFPITAMREITILKQLNHQNILSIQDMIFEEPKMNNRADIITTRGSFYTVTPYMSSDLVGLLENPKIKLEIGQVKCIMQQLLTGIQYVHNQKFLHRDIKAANILIGQDGVLKIADFGLARVYHGNVPRLGMGPGGGEKAYTGLVVTRWYRPPEILLGERKYTTAVDLWGIGCVFAELFTGKPILVGKSDSHQAQIVFELVGSPLTWTDAAKLPNKNEYSCGLACKRSLEAKFASIMPTEAIDLLSGLLTLDPYKRLNALDALNHRFFSTDPLPLLPTEMPKFEESHEIDKERFKKLKDKEQAVSELKPPTEIRYDNHSESRYNADHSIFGSGAGGAGGKETSFSTGKTDYNDHYESRARKDYYESRIRNDNKDSYDAWGEFEPTTRQEQRRRDAHNRIDTGGMDTYISKTTTAKLREHIGTESLSKKYENYQPINVSKESKPSSPSKSQFISQSKADFTSKTAVQKFASRENSLERKPGLNGVRSTADVEPPRARARGPTDIFGRPMGPSSTQVQQTRNKSLERQKDPMKPANGSNDDRSKKPPLEEKKEVVKPSLAIPKIKKSSSLVSLSSKSVTAPAASNPLKVTKRLVSSSTPPAPLKKPKISKTSSESDVSDVEDDSNFTGENAVVFERFMAFEQLQRLPVYKRIVNEKMKFKKLSESHKSM, encoded by the coding sequence ATGTCTGTTATTGCTAGTCATCATGTGGCGAGGTCAAATGATCAAAGGCAATATGATACACCGAGCGTACCAATAAATATCGCACCTGATTCAGAAGGTCACATTCATGAAATGTCTCGATTAAAGGATTATGAAGTGATAGAGAAACTTGGTCAAGGAACATTTGGGGTTGTTCAAAAGGCAAGATCCAAAAAAGATGGTCTGTTAGTTGCAATCAAGCAGTTGATCAACCATTCTGCAAAGGAAGGTTTCCCCATCACTGCTATGAGAGAAATTACTATCTTGAAgcaattaaatcatcagAATATCTTAAGTATACAGGATATGATATTTGAAGAGCCAAAAATGAACAATCGAGCCGATATTATAACTACAAGAGGCTCTTTTTATACTGTGACCCCATATATGTCAAGTGATCTTGTTGGATTACTAGAGAATCCCAAAATTAAACTTGAAATCGGGCAAGTAAAATGTATTATGCAACAATTATTGACAGGTATTCAATATGTGCATAACCAAAAGTTTTTGCATCGAGATATTAAGGCAGCTAACATTTTGATCGGTCAAGATGgtgttttgaaaattgcAGATTTTGGTTTGGCAAGAGTATATCACGGTAACGTCCCAAGACTAGGGATGGGTCCTGGTGGAGGGGAAAAAGCATATACCGGGTTGGTTGTGACTAGATGGTATCGACCACCAGAAATATTATTAGGAGAAAGAAAGTATACCACCGCAGTTGATCTTTGGGGGATTGGATGTGTATTTGCCGAATTATTTACTGGGAAACCAATTTTGGTGGGGAAATCAGATTCACATCAGGctcaaattgtttttgaattaGTGGGGTCACCATTGACATGGACAGATGCTGCAAAACTACCCAATAAAAATGAGTATAGTTGTGGTTTGGCTTGTAAACGAAGCCTAGAGGCAAAGTTTGCCAGTATCATGCCTACTGAAGCTATTGATTTGTTGAGTGGGTTATTAACATTAGATCCTTATAAGAGACTTAATGCTTTGGATGCTTTGAATCACAGATTTTTCAGTACTGATCCATTGCCATTATTACCAACAGAAATGCccaaatttgaagaaagtCACGAAATTGACAAAGAACGgttcaaaaaattaaaagataaagaaCAAGCTGTCAGTGAGTTAAAGCCACCCACTGAAATACGTTACGACAATCATTCGGAATCAAGATACAATGCGGACCATTCTATTTTTGGTAGTGGTGCTGGTGGTGCTGGTGGCAAAGAAACAAGTTTTAGCACTGGGAAAACAGACTATAACGACCATTATGAACTGAGAGCACGCAAGGACTATTACGAACTGAGAATACGAAATGACAATAAGGATTCATATGATGCTTGGGGAGAATTTGAGCCGACTACAAGACAAGAACAAAGACGGAGGGATGCTCACAATAGAATTGACACAGGTGGAATGGATACCTACATATCAAAGACTACCACAGCAAAGCTCCGAGAACACATTGGCACAGAGTCTTTACtgaaaaaatatgaaaattatCAACCAATAAATGTTTCCAAAGAATCAAAACCTTCATCTCCGTCCAAACTGCAGTTTATTTCACAATCAAAGGCAGATTTCACTAGTAAGACAGCAGTTCAAAAGTTTGCATCTAGAGAAAACTCACTTGAGAGGAAACCGGGTTTGAATGGTGTTCGTAGCACTGCCGATGTGGAGCCACCAAGAGCAAGGGCTCGTGGGCCAACTGACATATTTGGAAGACCCATGGGTCCAAGTAGTACTCAAGTACAACAGACCAGGAATAAATCGTTAGAGCGACAAAAAGATCCTATGAAACCAGCAAATGGTCTGAATGATGACAGGAGTAAGAAACCACCTTTGGaagagaagaaagaagTTGTCAAACCAAGTTTGGCAATtccaaaaattaaaaaaagcAGTTCTTTAGTGCTGTTGCTGTCCAAATCGGTCACAGCACCTGCTGCTTCTAATCCATTGAAGGTTACAAAAAGGTTGGTTAGTAGTCTGACACCACCAGCACCATtaaagaaaccaaaaatatCCAAGACTAGTCTGGAAAGTGATGTGAGTGATGTTGAAGATGACAGTAATTTCACTGGTGAGAATGCAGTTGTATTTGAAAGGTTTATGGCATTTGAACAATTACAAAGATTGCCAGTTTATAAAAGAATTGTAAATGAGAAAATGAagtttaaaaaattatcagaAAGTCACAAATCTATGTAA
- a CDS encoding myo-inositol transporter (12 probable transmembrane helices predicted by TMHMM2.0 at aa 65-87, 110-132, 139-161, 167-189, 196-214, 224-246, 313-332, 352-374, 381-403, 418-440, 461-483 and 488-510;~Similar to S. cerevisiae ITR2;~In S. cerevisiae: myo-inositol transporter with strong similarity to the major myo-inositol transporter Itr1p, member of the sugar transporter superfamily; expressed constitutively.;~In C. albicans: putative glucose transporter of major facilitator superfamily; C. albicans glucose transporter family comprises 20 members; 12 probable transmembrane motifs; expressed in rich medium with 2% glucose; fluconazole, caspofungin downregulated.): protein MGSSSNNVQQKATTSVLENEVNSSKSSVVSSTSSAKGLLRETTNHGTIETSSVQISESEARPSKMVLALTLASSISGFMFGYDTGYISSALVQIGTDLSNKILTSGEKEFITSATSLGALLGAIIGGISANLIGRRRVLLGSNIIFVVGTIIQLAAHTVWTMIAGRFVLGWGVGIASLIAPLMISELAPAQYRGRLIVTNVIFITGGQLVAYFINWGLTRVDHGWRVSVGLCMVPPVLQFILFWFLPDTPRFYVMNGNFEKARQVLRKVHVDPSEAFVSATIDEMIASDSTVPGNGPLQKAWKSIKIIHTTPGNFRALILACGLQGIQQFTGFNSLMYFSATIFETIGFHNATAVSIIIAATNFVFTGIAICIIDKVGRRRILLVGMPCMCISLIVCAVAFHYLNVDFSTGTVVSRGINGWGIVVIIGMILYVASYAIGIGNAAWVGVELFSDVNVRSIGAMYAACTNWAGSLVIASTFLTMLENITPTGTFSFFAGLCFIAFFFVYFLLPDTAGLELEETTDFLSNGFNVKQAAKLSKERKKRSKFAKSKPTV from the coding sequence atgggaaGTTCATCCAATAATGTCCAACAAAAAGCTACTACTAGCGTATTAGAAAATGAAGTCAACAGCTCAAAATCATCTGTTGtttcatcaacatcttcTGCAAAAGGGTTGCTACGTGAAACTACTAATCATGGTACTATCGAAACATCCTCGGTTCAGATATCTGAATCAGAAGCTCGTCCATCAAAAATGGTACTTGCATTAACACTtgcatcatcaatttctggATTTATGTTTGGGTATGATACTGGTTATATATCTTCAGCATTAGTTCAAATTGGTACAGAtttatcaaacaaaattCTAACATCAGGTGAAAAGGAATTTATAACTTCTGCTACATCCTTAGGAGCTCTTCTTGGTGCTATTATTGGTGGTATATCAGCAAATTTGATTGGAAGACGTAGAGTATTATTGGGTTCAAATATCATTTTTGTTGTCGGTACAATAATACAATTGGCTGCCCATACTGTCTGGACTATGATTGCGGGAAGATTTGTTTTAGGTTGGGGAGTTGGTATTGCATCGTTGATTGCTCCTTTGATGATTTCAGAATTGGCTCCTGCTCAGTATCGTGGTAGATTAATTGTTACTAATGTCATTTTTATTACTGGTGGTCAATTAGTGGCCTATTTCATAAATTGGGGTCTTACAAGAGTGGACCATGGTTGGAGAGTATCTGTTGGTTTATGTATGGTACCTCCAGTTCtacaatttattttattttggttTTTACCAGATACACCAAGATTCTACGTGATGAATGGGAACTTTGAAAAGGCAAGACAAGTTTTAAGAAAAGTACACGTTGACCCTTCAGAGGCCTTTGTTAGTGCCACTATTGACGAAATGATTGCCTCCGATTCAACTGTCCCAGGTAATGGACCTTTACAAAAGGCATGGAAATCTATCAAGATTATTCATACCACTCCAGGAAATTTCAGAGCTTTGATACTTGCATGTGGTTTACAAGGTATACAACAATTCACTGGGTTTAACTCGTTAATGTATTTTAGTGCAACCATCTTTGAAACCATTGGTTTCCATAATGCCACAGCAGTTTCTATTATCATTGCTGCCACGAATTTTGTGTTTACAGGAATTGCCATTTGcattattgataaagttggtagaagaagaattttgTTGGTAGGAATGCCATGCATGTGCATCTCATTAATTGTCTGTGCTGTTGCCTTCCATTATTTAAATGTCGATTTCAGCACTGGTACAGTTGTATCTAGAGGGATCAATGGTTGGGGAATTGTTGTGATAATAGGAATGATATTGTATGTTGCTTCTTATGCTATAGGTATTGGTAATGCTGCATGGGTTGGTGTTGAATTGTTTTCAGATGTCAATGTACGTTCCATCGGTGCAATGTATGCTGCATGTACAAATTGGGCCGGTTCCTTGGTGATCGCTTCGACATTTTTAACAATGTTGGAGAATATAACTCCAACAGGgacattttcattttttgcTGGGTTATGTTTTATTgccttcttctttgtttatttcTTGTTGCCAGATACTGCTGGTTTGGAATTGGAAGAAACCACAGATTTCTTATCCAATGGTTTCAATGTAAAACAAGCTGCTAAATTGTcaaaggaaagaaagaaacgCTCTAAGTTTGCTAAATCAAAACCAACTGTATAA
- a CDS encoding complex III subunit cyt1, putative (1 probable transmembrane helix predicted for ZZZ4440 by TMHMM2.0 at aa 12-34;~Similar to S. cerevisiae CTC1;~In S. cerevisiae: cytochrome c1, component of the mitochondrial respiratory chain; expression is regulated by the heme-activated, glucose-repressed Hap2p/3p/4p/5p CCAAT-binding complex.), whose amino-acid sequence MFRTAYKTMNQSMVQKFIAGGVGITGLTASYLLYQDSMTADAMTAAEHGLHPPAYNWPHNGMFETFDHASIRRGFQVYREVCAACHSLDRIAWRNLVGVSHTTSEAKAMAEELEYDDEPDDEGKPRKRPGKLADYIPGPYENEQAARAANQGAYPPDLSLIVKARHGGSDYIFSLLTGYPDEPPAGVVLPAGSNYNPYFPGGAIAMGRVLFDDLVEYEDGTPATTSQMAKDVSTFLNWASEPEHDDRKKWGLKALVVLSSLYLLSIWVKRFKWTPIKNRKFRFDPPKK is encoded by the coding sequence ATGTTTAGAACAGCATATAAAACTATGAACCAATCAATGGTTCAAAAATTCATTGCTGGTGGTGTTGGTATCACTGGTTTAACTGCATCATATTTGTTGTATCAAGATTCTATGACTGCTGATGCTATGACTGCAGCAGAACATGGTTTACATCCACCAGCTTACAACTGGCCTCATAACGGTATGTTTGAAACATTTGACCATGCATCAATTAGAAGAGGTTTCCAAGTTTATAGAGAAGTTTGTGCTGCCTGTCACTCTTTAGACAGAATTGCTTGGAGAAACTTGGTTGGTGTTTCTCATACCACTTCTGAAGCTAAAGCTATGGCTGAAGAATTAGAATATGACGATGAACCAGATGATGAAGGTAAACCAAGAAAGAGACCAGGTAAATTGGCTGATTACATTCCAGGTCCTTATGAAAACGAACAAGCTGCTAGAGCTGCCAATCAAGGTGCTTATCCACCAGATTTGTCTTTGATTGTTAAAGCCAGACACGGTGGAAGTGATTATATCTTCTCCTTGTTGACCGGTTACCCAGACGAACCACCAGCAGGTGTTGTGTTACCAGCCGGTTCCAACTATAACCCTTACTTCCCAGGTGGTGCTATTGCTATGGGTAGAGTTTTGTTTGATGATTTGGTTGAATACGAAGATGGTACTCCAGCTACCACTTCTCAAATGGCTAAAGATGTCAGTACTTTCTTGAACTGGGCTTCTGAACCAGAACATGATGACAGAAAGAAATGGGGGTTGAAAGctcttgttgttctttCTTCATTGTATTTGTTATCCATCTGGGTCAAGAGATTCAAATGGACTCCAATCAAGAACAGAAAATTCAGATTCGATCCaccaaagaaataa
- a CDS encoding actin-binding protein, putative (Similar to S. pombe AIN1;~putative role in actin-ring formation and organization; putative role in cytokinesis and septation): MFQKQASPWEYLQEATLVRWVNTKLIEDTLSPQTPTSTCQNISQTINNLTSDLHDSLVLTKLVNRLIYEVTLNPDHPMNKKGNLYYLTPIYNKPTFKLQKLENLQDLLKFLNMILSINVTSISPENIFDGNLKLTLGLVWSLFIFNTSSVFPGTPTYSGIKTTLLKWINGILTDTSIRNFSKDWANEPEIILCEIISNYDPNIPRGISLSKLLDYLEESIAFPKLIEPDDFQYNDEKCMIVFLVELYKIFEIEKSYNNVTVDNRFRFDEIIKATVEMFKLKSQYESDALKLSNQLNTLINQLSLDISDLKDDFTMDILSCLQLLEDSLLDSTKLSHFQKNFDCLNIKLTSLVNILQRFQNFRFEIKSDLVYQSYPQIIQTLGSIKSMLGLFGDIDYIPASKTLNIDPISTKLEQLITLDSLILAEITEVILNTNSEELFAKLNKLKQVKTKHKLVKVECETTIEYFLGFFHKLEMFESSLQTTLPMKYFEACDLPDFNNITPELFDQFKTVILRHNNCHHDKLFRVLQEQLVPSDFSNTTLEFFTRLIPIKVSPISSNNDSSFDLTSSTSTDEGDDIFDELQQKLDFHLSLTNNKVYDIQEFIRRFENGFKL; encoded by the coding sequence ATGTTTCAAAAACAAGCTTCACCCTGGGAATATTTACAAGAGGCAACATTAGTCAGATGGGTTAATACAAAACTTATTGAAGATACTTTAAGCCCTCAAACACCTACTTCAACCTGCCAAAACATTTCCcaaacaatcaacaatcTAACCAGTGATTTACATGATAGTTTAGTATTGACTAAGCTTGTCAATAGATTAATTTATGAAGTTACTTTAAATCCTGACCATCCAATGAATAAAAAAGGcaatttatattatctCACACCTATATACAATAAACCAACTTtcaaattacaaaaactaGAAAATCTCCAGGATTTACTCAAATTTCTAAATATGATTCTCAGTATCAATGTCACTTCCATAAGTCCAGAGAACATTTTTGATGGTAACCTTAAACTAACATTGGGCTTGGTTTGGtctttatttatattcaataCCTCAAGTGTATTTCCTGGAACTCCAACTTATCTGGGCATCAAAACCACTTTATTAAAATGGATTAATGGAATTTTAACTGATACATCTATAAGAAATTTTAGTAAAGACTGGGCCAATGAACCAGAAATAATTTTATGTGAGATAATATCTAATTATGATCCCAATATACCTCGTGGGATTagtttatcaaaattattggattatCTTGAAGAGTCTATAGCGTTCCCCAAACTAATAGAGCCAGATGATTTCCAATATAATGACGAAAAATGTATGATTGTGTTTTTGGTCGAGCTatataaaatttttgaaattgaaaaaagttACAATAATGTTACTGTTGATAATCGGTTTAgatttgatgaaataatTAAAGCAACAGTTGAAATGTTCAAGTTAAAAAGTCAATATGAGTCAGATGCGTTGAAACTTTCGAACCAGTTAAACACTTTAATCAACCAATTATCTTTGGATATTTCTGATTTGAAAGATGATTTTACCATGGATATATTGTCTTGTTTACAATTGTTGGAAGATTCACTTTTAGATTCAACAAAACTATCtcatttccaaaaaaattttgattgtttaaatataaaactaACTTCATTAGTCAATATATTACAAAGATTTCAAAACTttagatttgaaattaaatctGACTTGGTATACCAAAGTTATCCACAAATTATCCAAACCCTTGGCTCAATTAAAAGCATGCTAGGGTTATTTGGtgatattgattatattcCTGCTAGCAAGACATTAAACATAGATCCTATTTCCACTAAATTAGAACAATTGATAACATTAGattctttgattttagCAGAAATCACTGAAGTTATCTTAAACACTAATAGTGAAGAGTTATTTGCcaaattaaataaactCAAACAAGtgaaaacaaaacacaAGTTGGTAAAAGTTGAATGTGAAACtacaattgaatatttctTAGGGTTTTTCCATAAATTAGAAATGTTTGAATCTTCTTTGCAAACAACACTCCCCatgaaatattttgaagCTTGTGATTTACctgattttaataatatcacaccagaattatttgatcaatttaaaaCTGTTATATTAAGACACAATAATTGCCATCATGATAAACTCTTTAGAGTGTTACAAGAACAATTGGTTCCTTCCGACTTTTCAAATACAACTcttgaatttttcactAGACTAATACCTATAAAGGTTTCCCCAATATCTTCGAATAATGATTCTAGTTTCGATTTAACTTCTTCAACATCTACTGATGAAGGTgatgatatttttgatGAGTTGCAACAAAAATTAGACTTCCATTTACTGCTCACCAACAATAAAGTTTATGATATTCAAGAGTTTATACGAAGATTTGAGAATGGGtttaaattataa
- a CDS encoding casein kinase II subunit alpha', putative (Similar to S. cerevisiae CKA2;~In C. albicans: catalytic subunit (alpha-subunit) of protein kinase CK2; interaction with calcineurin pathway to affect fluconazole sensitivity; not essential for viability; synthetically lethal with CKA1; similar to S. cerevisiae Cka2p.;~In S. cerevisiae: alpha' catalytic subunit of casein kinase 2, a Ser/Thr protein kinase with roles in cell growth and proliferation; the holoenzyme also contains CKA1, CKB1 and CKB2, the many substrates include transcription factors and all RNA polymerases.) — translation MISSKSRPYSIARVYADVNENKPTEYWDYENHKIQWGLIKNYEIVSKIGRGKYSEVFQGVNVLNDEPCVIKVLKPVKLKKIYREVKILQNLTGGPNIIGLLDVVRDEQSKIPAFIFERVNNVDFRVLYPKFTIKDIQYYFTQLLIALDYSHSMGIIHRDVKPQNIMIDPMNKKLRLIDWGLAEFYHAGMDYNVRVASRYHKGPELLINLQQYDYSLDLWSVGCMLGAIIFKKEPLFRGDSNNDQLVQIAKVLGTENLMKYVNKYGIKLSSEYDDILGNYPRKPWRAFINNDNRHLISDEVLDLIDRLLTYDHQLRPTAKEAMEHPFFKI, via the coding sequence ATGATTAGCTCAAAATCAAGACCATACTCAATAGCCAGGGTGTATGCTGATGTGAATGAAAATAAGCCTACTGAATATTGGGATTATGAGAATCATAAAATACAATGGGGGCTTATAAAGAACTATGAAATTGTGAGCAAAATAGGAAGAGGCAAATATTCCGAAGTTTTCCAAGGTGTTAATGTTTTAAATGATGAACCATGTGTCATCAAAGTATTAAAACCagttaaattgaaaaaaatatatcgTGAAGTGAAAATATTACAAAATTTAACTGGAGGACCAAAtattattggattattGGACGTTGTTAGAGATGAACAATCTAAAATTCCTGcatttatatttgaaagagttaataatgttgattttaGAGTTTTATATCCTAAATTCACTATTAAGGATAtccaatattattttacaCAACTTTTGATTGCATTAGATTATTCTCATTCTATGGGTATCATTCATAGAGATGTTAAACCACAGAATATTATGATTGATCCCatgaacaaaaaattgcGTTTGATTGATTGGGGGCTTGCTGAATTTTATCATGCTGGAATGGACTATAACGTTAGGGTTGCTTCTAGATATCACAAGGGACCAGAgttgttgattaatttaCAGCAATATGATTATTCACTTGATTTGTGGTCGGTGGGATGTATGTTGGGTGCAATAATATTCAAGAAGGAACCGTTATTTAGAGGAGACTCAAACAATGATCAATTAGTGCAAATTGCAAAAGTTTTGGGAACAGagaatttaatgaaatatgTCAATAAGTATGGGATAAAATTGAGTTCAGAATATGATGATATTTTGGGTAATTATCCAAGAAAACCATGGAGAgctttcatcaataatgataacagACATTTAATCAGTGATGAAGTACTTGATTTAATAGACAGATTGTTAACATATGATCACCAATTGAGACCAACAGCTAAAGAGGCCATGGAACATCCATTTTTCAAGATATAG